AGGGCGGCTTTCGCCTGCGATACGGCCGCGCGCGCAACCACGGCTTCGCGACCGCGGGCGTCCACCCCGCGGCGATGCACCTGCTCGACGACTTCCTCGCCACCGGCACCCAGATCAAGACCGAACGGCCGGGCAAGGCGGCGGGGGTCGTCCCCGTCGACACCATCGAGGGGCCGACCGTCCGACTCGCGAACGGCGACGTCCGCCGGATCGACGACGTCGACGAGGCCCTCGAAGTGCGAAACGGCGTCGAGAAGATCCTCGACGCGGGCGAGTACCTCGTCAACTACGGCGAGTTCGTCGAGAACAACCACCCGCTCGCGCCCGCCTCCTACGTCTACGAGTGGTGGGTTCAGGACCTCGAAGCGGCCGGCGCCGACGTCCAGGCGCTGCGGGACGATCCGGGCGTCGACCTCGAACACCCGACGGCCGAGCGCGCCGTCGAGTGGGCGACCGCGTACGACGCGCCGCTGCACCCCGACTACACCTACCAGTGGCACGACCTCCCGGTCGAGTCCTTCCGTGACCTCGCCGACGCGGTCGCGGACGGCCGGATCGAGGACGGGACGCTCGTGCTGGAGTGGCGCGAGGCGACCCGGGACGCCCTCGAAGCGGTCGTCGTCGAGCACCGCCAGCGCGAGGGCGACCGGATCGAGGTCGACGACCCGATGCCGTTCGTCCGCACGCTGGGGCTGACCGAGGACCTCGAACGCACGTGGAGCGACGACGACCTCTCGGAGCGGGCACGAACGTGGGGCGTCGAGCGCGAGGGGGACAACGCCGTCGAGGCCGTAAACGAGGTCGCCCCCTTCACCGTCCGCGAGCGGGCGCCCACCCGGATCGGCAACCGGATGGGTCGCCCCGAGAAGTCCGAGCGACGGGACCTCAGCCCGCCGGTCCACACCCTGTTCCCGATCGGCGAGGCCGGCGGCGCCCAGCGCGACGTCGCCGCGGCCGGCAAACACGCCGAGACGATGTCCGACACGCCCGGCGTCGTCGAGGTGCAGGTCGGCCGCCAGCGCTGTCCGAGTTGCGGGACGGAGACGTTCGAGAACCGCTGTCCGGACTGTGGCGAGCGGACGACGCCCGACTACCGCTGTCCCGACTGCGACCGCCGCGTCGAACCCGACGAGGCCGGCCGCGTCGAGTGCGACCGCTGTGAGGTCGAGGCCACCTGCGTCGAGACTCGCGAGGTCGACGTCCACGAGGTCTACCGCGACGCCCTGGAGTCCGTCGGCGAGCGCGAGAACGCCTTCGAGATACTCAAGGGCGTCAAGGGGCTCACCTCGACGGACAAGATCCCCGAGCCGATGGAGAAGGGGATCCTCCGGGCGAAACACGACGTGAGCGCGTTCAAGGACGGCACCGTCCGCTACGACATGACCGACCTCCCCGTGACCGCCGTCCGCGCGAGCGAACTCGACGTCACGGTCGGCCAACTGCAGGCGCTGGGATACGAGGAGGACATTCACGGCGAACCCCTGACCCACGGGGACCAACTGGTCGAACTCAAAGTCCAGGACGTCGTCCTCTCGGACGGCGCGGCCGAGCACATGCTGCAGACCGCGAACTTCATCGACGACCTCCTCGAGAACTACTACGGCCTCGACCCGTTCTACGAGTTCGAGGAGCGCGACGACCTCGTCGGCGAACTCGTCTTCGGGATGGCGCCGCACACGTCGGCCGCAACTGTCGGGAGAGTGATCGGATTTACGAGCGCAGCGGTCGGATACGCTCATCCGTTCTTCCACGCCGCAAAACGGCGGAATTGCGACGGTGACGAGGATTGCGTGATGCTTCTCATGGACG
The Salinilacihabitans rarus DNA segment above includes these coding regions:
- a CDS encoding DNA polymerase II large subunit, encoding MREADERYFRRLERRLDEAFDVAERAKGRGADPEPEVEIPVAQDMADRVENILGIDGVAERVRELEGEMSREEAALELAKDFAEGTVGDYETRAGKVEGAVRTAVALLTEGVVAAPIEGIDRVEILENGDGTEFVNVYYAGPIRSAGGTAQALSVLVADYTRALVGLEQYDAREEEVERYAEEVALYDKETGLQYSPKDEETKFIAEHLPIMLDGEATGDEEVSGYRDLERVDTNSARGGMCLVMAEGIALKAPKIQRYTSQLDEVDWPWLQDLIDGTYDDAAEDDGDEGGEGADDGDGTADDADSGADGPASDDPGGPPRVEPATKYLRDLIAGRPVFSHPCAKGGFRLRYGRARNHGFATAGVHPAAMHLLDDFLATGTQIKTERPGKAAGVVPVDTIEGPTVRLANGDVRRIDDVDEALEVRNGVEKILDAGEYLVNYGEFVENNHPLAPASYVYEWWVQDLEAAGADVQALRDDPGVDLEHPTAERAVEWATAYDAPLHPDYTYQWHDLPVESFRDLADAVADGRIEDGTLVLEWREATRDALEAVVVEHRQREGDRIEVDDPMPFVRTLGLTEDLERTWSDDDLSERARTWGVEREGDNAVEAVNEVAPFTVRERAPTRIGNRMGRPEKSERRDLSPPVHTLFPIGEAGGAQRDVAAAGKHAETMSDTPGVVEVQVGRQRCPSCGTETFENRCPDCGERTTPDYRCPDCDRRVEPDEAGRVECDRCEVEATCVETREVDVHEVYRDALESVGERENAFEILKGVKGLTSTDKIPEPMEKGILRAKHDVSAFKDGTVRYDMTDLPVTAVRASELDVTVGQLQALGYEEDIHGEPLTHGDQLVELKVQDVVLSDGAAEHMLQTANFIDDLLENYYGLDPFYEFEERDDLVGELVFGMAPHTSAATVGRVIGFTSAAVGYAHPFFHAAKRRNCDGDEDCVMLLMDGLLNFSIKYLPDKRGGSMDAPLVMSSRIDPSEIDDEAHNMDVVSRYPREFYEATLEEADPGAVEIEIAEDTLGTDREYTGFAHTHDTTDVAMGPDLSAYKTLGSMMEKMDAQLELARKLEAVDETDVAERVIEYHFLPDLIGNLRAFSRQETRCLDCGEKFRRMPLTENCRECGGRVNLTVHQGSVNKYMQTAIEVAEEYGCRDYTKQRLEVLSKSLESIFENDKNKQSGIADFM